From the Clostridium sp. Marseille-P299 genome, one window contains:
- the prmA gene encoding 50S ribosomal protein L11 methyltransferase translates to MKWKKLTLETTTEAVDLVSSMLDEIGIQGIEIEDKVPITEEEKQRMFIDILPELGPDDGVANVNFYLDVEEDENEIILKVKEGLEELSAFVNIGSGEIKASETEDKDWMNNWKEFFKPFRVDDTIVIKPTWETLSEVKDTDLVIEIDPGTAFGTGSHETTKLCILNMKKYMKPGDNLLDLGCGSGILSIIGMKLGAKLAVATDIDENAVNASVENAEVNHLNVKRLEESDTVLRNEGLLELLDGNVIDDANLRKNIGQNCYDVVVSNILADVIIPLSDVVAEFMKPDGVWISSGIIDMKEEEVKQALDKNGFDIVEVTKMGDWVSIVAKVRK, encoded by the coding sequence ATGAAGTGGAAAAAACTTACGCTTGAAACAACCACCGAGGCAGTCGATCTTGTCAGCAGTATGCTAGATGAAATCGGTATTCAAGGAATAGAGATAGAAGACAAGGTACCGATTACTGAGGAAGAAAAGCAACGTATGTTTATTGATATTCTACCAGAGCTTGGACCAGATGATGGTGTTGCCAATGTAAACTTTTATCTTGATGTAGAAGAAGATGAGAACGAAATCATTTTAAAGGTAAAAGAAGGTTTAGAAGAATTATCTGCCTTTGTTAACATTGGTTCTGGTGAAATTAAAGCTTCAGAAACAGAAGATAAAGACTGGATGAATAACTGGAAAGAATTCTTCAAGCCTTTCCGTGTAGATGATACAATTGTGATCAAACCTACATGGGAGACACTTTCTGAAGTAAAAGATACTGATTTAGTGATTGAAATAGATCCAGGAACTGCATTTGGTACTGGTTCACATGAAACAACGAAACTTTGTATTTTAAATATGAAGAAATATATGAAGCCAGGAGATAACCTATTAGACCTTGGCTGTGGCTCTGGTATTTTATCAATCATTGGTATGAAACTTGGAGCTAAACTTGCAGTGGCAACAGATATCGATGAAAATGCAGTCAATGCTTCGGTAGAGAATGCAGAAGTAAATCACTTAAACGTTAAGAGATTAGAAGAATCAGATACGGTTCTAAGAAATGAAGGTTTACTCGAACTTTTAGATGGTAATGTCATTGATGATGCGAACTTAAGAAAGAACATCGGGCAAAACTGTTATGATGTTGTAGTATCTAACATTCTTGCAGATGTAATCATTCCTCTTTCCGATGTTGTAGCTGAATTCATGAAGCCAGATGGGGTATGGATTAGCTCTGGTATCATTGATATGAAGGAAGAAGAAGTTAAGCAAGCCCTTGATAAAAATGGCTTTGATATAGTAGAAGTTACTAAAATGGGTGACTGGGTATCTATTGTAGCAAAGGTTAGAAAATAG
- the thiI gene encoding tRNA uracil 4-sulfurtransferase ThiI encodes MYKAFLIKYAEIGIKGKNRYVFENALRDQIKFNLDKLGEYHVSKESGRIFVECPDDYDYEETVEALKKVFGVWGICPVVVIDETDWETITTKVGEYVDQFYEDKNITFKVEAKRSNKQYPMTSPEICVEMGSYLLNKFPTMKVDVHNPQARITVEVRNKAYVYSHIIPGPGGMPVGTNGKAMLLLSGGIDSPVAGYMISKRGVSLEATYFHAPPYTSERAKQKVVDLARIISAYTGPIKLHIVNFTDIQLYIYEKCPHEELTIIMRRYMMKIAEKIAEKNNCLGLITGESIGQVASQTMHSLAATNAVCTMPVYRPLIGFDKQEIIDVSEKIKTYETSILPYEDCCTIFVAKHPTTRPILSVIEKSEENLSENIDALLKEALETKETILVK; translated from the coding sequence ATGTATAAGGCGTTTTTAATAAAATATGCTGAAATTGGTATTAAGGGAAAGAATCGCTATGTATTTGAAAATGCATTACGTGATCAAATTAAGTTCAATCTAGATAAACTTGGAGAATATCACGTAAGCAAAGAATCTGGTCGAATCTTTGTTGAATGCCCAGACGATTATGATTATGAAGAGACCGTAGAAGCACTTAAAAAAGTATTTGGTGTATGGGGAATCTGTCCAGTTGTAGTAATTGATGAAACAGATTGGGAAACAATAACTACTAAAGTTGGTGAATATGTAGACCAATTTTATGAAGATAAAAACATTACATTTAAGGTGGAAGCAAAACGTTCCAACAAGCAATATCCAATGACTTCCCCTGAAATCTGTGTGGAAATGGGTTCTTATTTATTAAATAAATTCCCTACTATGAAAGTAGACGTTCATAACCCACAGGCAAGAATCACAGTAGAGGTTAGAAATAAAGCATATGTATACTCACATATCATTCCAGGACCAGGAGGAATGCCAGTTGGTACAAATGGTAAGGCTATGTTACTCTTATCCGGTGGTATCGATAGCCCAGTTGCTGGATATATGATTTCCAAACGTGGAGTTAGCTTAGAAGCAACATACTTCCATGCGCCACCATATACTTCTGAACGTGCAAAACAAAAGGTTGTAGATTTAGCAAGAATTATTTCTGCATATACAGGACCAATTAAGCTTCATATTGTTAATTTTACAGATATTCAGCTTTATATCTATGAAAAATGCCCACATGAGGAATTAACAATTATTATGCGTCGTTACATGATGAAAATTGCTGAAAAAATCGCTGAAAAGAACAATTGTCTTGGTTTAATTACAGGAGAGAGCATCGGACAAGTAGCAAGCCAAACAATGCATTCCCTAGCGGCTACAAATGCTGTATGTACAATGCCAGTATATCGTCCATTAATCGGCTTTGATAAGCAAGAAATCATCGATGTATCTGAAAAGATTAAAACTTATGAGACGTCCATTTTACCTTACGAAGATTGTTGCACTATCTTTGTTGCGAAACATCCAACAACAAGACCAATTCTTAGTGTAATTGAAAAATCGGAAGAAAATTTAAGTGAAAACATCGACGCTTTATTAAAAGAAGCATTAGAAACAAAAGAAACTATCTTAGTTAAATAA
- the dnaJ gene encoding molecular chaperone DnaJ encodes MADKRDYYEVLGVPKSASDDDIKKAYRKLAKKYHPDANPGDKEAEAKFKEASEAYAVLSDADKKRQYDQFGHAAFEQGGGAGGFDFSGDMGDIFGDIFGDLFGGGRTRRANNGPMKGANLRTGVRITFEEAVFGCEKELDLTLKDECNTCHGTGAKPGSHPETCSKCGGKGQVVFTQQSLFGMVRNVQTCPDCQGTGKIIKEKCSDCYGTGYVSNRKKIQVSIPAGIDNGQSIRIRGKGEPGTNGGERGDLLVEVSVSRHPIFQRQEYDIYSTAPMSFAQAALGGDVKISTVDGDVLYEVKPGTQTDTKVRLRGKGVPTLRNKNVRGDHYVTLVVQVPTKLTSEQKDLIKKLDESFTGKKDSDKKHDENEEGKKKKFFGK; translated from the coding sequence ATGGCAGATAAAAGAGATTACTATGAGGTCCTTGGAGTTCCAAAAAGTGCCTCAGATGATGATATTAAAAAAGCATACCGTAAGCTCGCTAAAAAATATCACCCAGATGCAAATCCAGGAGATAAAGAAGCAGAAGCAAAATTTAAAGAAGCTTCCGAAGCATATGCAGTGTTAAGTGATGCGGATAAGAAGAGACAATACGATCAATTCGGTCACGCAGCATTTGAACAAGGCGGCGGCGCAGGCGGATTTGATTTCTCAGGAGATATGGGAGATATCTTTGGAGATATCTTTGGCGATTTATTCGGCGGTGGAAGAACAAGACGTGCGAATAATGGTCCTATGAAAGGTGCTAACCTTCGTACAGGAGTTCGTATTACTTTTGAAGAAGCAGTATTTGGCTGCGAAAAAGAACTAGATTTAACATTAAAAGATGAGTGTAATACATGTCATGGAACAGGTGCAAAACCAGGAAGCCATCCAGAAACTTGTAGCAAGTGTGGTGGTAAAGGTCAAGTTGTATTTACACAACAATCTTTATTTGGTATGGTTAGAAACGTACAAACTTGTCCAGACTGTCAAGGTACTGGTAAGATCATAAAAGAGAAGTGTTCCGACTGTTATGGTACTGGATATGTAAGCAATCGAAAGAAAATTCAAGTATCCATTCCAGCAGGTATTGATAATGGTCAAAGCATTCGTATTCGTGGTAAAGGAGAACCTGGTACTAACGGAGGCGAACGTGGTGACTTATTAGTAGAAGTAAGTGTATCAAGACACCCAATCTTCCAAAGACAAGAATATGATATTTATTCAACTGCTCCAATGTCATTTGCTCAGGCTGCATTAGGTGGCGATGTTAAAATTAGTACAGTAGACGGTGACGTTTTATATGAAGTAAAACCAGGAACTCAAACAGATACTAAGGTTCGCTTACGTGGTAAAGGTGTTCCAACGCTACGTAATAAAAATGTACGTGGTGACCATTATGTAACATTAGTGGTACAGGTACCTACTAAGTTAACAAGTGAACAAAAAGACTTAATTAAGAAATTGGATGAATCCTTTACAGGAAAGAAAGATTCCGATAAAAAGCATGATGAGAACGAAGAAGGAAAGAAGAAAAAATTCTTCGGAAAATGA
- a CDS encoding 4Fe-4S binding protein, producing MKTKKKWYDYLWILSTIYLILGFVNILFAWIGLICFFVPLGISIVKGNKSYCNKYCGRGQLFDLLGNKLKLSRKKDIPGFLKSHWFRYGFLIFFLTMFINMLFTTYLVFAGQNGVSEVVKLLWTFKMPWHFAYHGTVFAPWVAQFAFGFYSVMLTSTVLGLITMFLYKPRSWCVYCPMGTMTQGICKLKNR from the coding sequence ATGAAAACTAAGAAGAAATGGTATGACTATTTATGGATTTTGTCTACGATTTATTTGATTTTAGGCTTTGTAAATATCCTTTTTGCGTGGATTGGACTCATTTGCTTTTTTGTACCACTAGGTATTTCAATTGTAAAAGGTAACAAATCCTATTGCAACAAATACTGCGGAAGAGGGCAGTTATTTGATCTACTTGGGAACAAATTAAAGCTATCAAGAAAAAAAGATATTCCAGGCTTTTTAAAGAGTCACTGGTTTCGTTATGGATTCTTGATTTTCTTCCTTACTATGTTTATCAATATGCTGTTTACTACCTATTTGGTTTTCGCAGGGCAAAACGGGGTGAGCGAAGTCGTAAAATTATTGTGGACCTTTAAAATGCCATGGCATTTTGCTTATCATGGAACAGTCTTTGCTCCTTGGGTGGCGCAATTTGCGTTTGGATTTTATAGTGTTATGTTAACCTCTACCGTATTAGGTCTGATTACTATGTTCTTATATAAACCTCGTTCCTGGTGTGTTTATTGCCCGATGGGAACGATGACACAGGGGATTTGTAAACTAAAGAACAGATAA
- the ruvX gene encoding Holliday junction resolvase RuvX, with amino-acid sequence MRIMGLDYGSMTVGVAISDELLITAQGIETIRRKQETKLRQTLARIEELIKEYQVEKIVLGYPKNMNNTIGERALKSEEFAEHLTRRTGLPVQLWDERLTTVSAHQILDQGNVGLKKRMEVVDKIAAVFILQSYLDYLSNQGHDNIV; translated from the coding sequence ATGAGAATTATGGGATTGGATTATGGCTCTATGACCGTTGGAGTTGCAATTAGCGATGAATTGTTAATTACTGCTCAAGGAATAGAGACCATAAGAAGGAAACAAGAAACAAAGTTAAGGCAGACCTTAGCTCGTATTGAGGAGTTAATTAAAGAATACCAAGTAGAAAAAATTGTTCTTGGATATCCTAAGAACATGAATAATACCATTGGTGAACGTGCACTAAAATCAGAAGAATTTGCAGAACATTTAACGAGAAGAACTGGACTTCCTGTACAATTATGGGATGAACGTTTAACAACCGTATCTGCACATCAGATTTTAGATCAGGGTAACGTTGGTTTAAAAAAGAGGATGGAAGTTGTGGATAAGATAGCAGCAGTGTTTATATTACAAAGCTATCTTGACTATCTTTCAAATCAGGGACATGATAATATAGTATAG
- a CDS encoding cysteine desulfurase family protein yields the protein MEAYLDNAATTKVSSSVKDIMVEALEINYGNPSSMHRKGIEAENYIKEAKDIIAKTIKVDPKEIIFTSGGTESNNFALIGAALANARAGKHIITTRFEHPSVHNPLLALEDMGFRISFIPVDHNGLIDMEYLLNEICDETIIVSIMYVNNEVGAIQDIASIAKQIKNKKSDIIFHVDAIQGFGKFKIYPKRENIDMMSVSGHKIHGPKGSGFLYIKDKLKIKPIIHGGGQQKGYRSGTENVPAIAGLAQAVKEIYENHDEKVAKLYELKQHFIEEVSSIEDTTVNAIFADQSDLSLEERIRKTAPHVVSVSFAGIRSEVLLHALEDKGVYVSAGSACASNHPSLSGSLQAIGLEGTLLESTLRFSFSINTTMEEIDYAITVLKDVVPKLRRYTRK from the coding sequence ATGGAAGCTTATTTAGATAATGCGGCTACTACAAAAGTATCTAGTTCTGTAAAAGACATTATGGTAGAAGCATTAGAAATAAATTATGGAAATCCATCTTCTATGCATCGTAAAGGCATAGAAGCTGAAAACTATATAAAAGAAGCAAAAGATATAATTGCAAAAACAATTAAAGTTGACCCAAAAGAAATTATATTTACATCTGGTGGAACAGAGTCCAATAACTTTGCTTTAATTGGAGCTGCACTAGCAAATGCAAGAGCCGGGAAGCATATTATTACCACAAGATTTGAACATCCATCGGTTCATAATCCTTTATTAGCACTAGAGGATATGGGATTTCGCATTAGTTTTATTCCTGTTGATCACAATGGTTTAATCGATATGGAATACTTATTAAATGAAATTTGTGATGAGACAATTATTGTCTCTATTATGTATGTAAATAATGAAGTGGGTGCAATCCAAGACATTGCTTCAATTGCAAAGCAAATTAAAAATAAAAAATCGGATATCATATTCCATGTAGATGCAATTCAGGGATTTGGTAAATTTAAAATATATCCAAAACGTGAAAACATTGATATGATGTCAGTAAGTGGCCATAAAATTCATGGACCTAAGGGAAGTGGATTTTTATATATCAAAGACAAATTAAAAATCAAGCCAATTATTCATGGTGGTGGACAACAAAAAGGCTATCGTTCAGGAACTGAAAATGTACCTGCCATCGCTGGCTTAGCACAAGCAGTAAAAGAAATCTATGAAAATCATGATGAAAAAGTTGCAAAACTATATGAGTTAAAGCAACATTTTATAGAAGAAGTAAGTAGTATTGAAGATACAACGGTAAATGCAATCTTTGCAGATCAAAGTGACCTAAGTTTAGAAGAGCGAATCCGTAAGACAGCACCTCATGTTGTAAGTGTAAGTTTTGCAGGAATTCGAAGCGAAGTATTGCTTCATGCACTGGAAGATAAAGGCGTTTATGTATCTGCTGGTTCTGCATGTGCGTCAAACCATCCAAGCCTTAGCGGAAGCTTACAAGCAATTGGATTAGAAGGCACTTTATTAGAATCAACGTTACGTTTTAGCTTTTCTATCAATACAACGATGGAAGAAATCGATTATGCCATTACGGTATTAAAGGATGTAGTGCCAAAATTAAGACGTTACACAAGAAAGTAA
- a CDS encoding IreB family regulatory phosphoprotein: MQEMNNTQYFKVAKEPEIFIKEVLDLVYLALTEKGYNPVNQIVGYVMSGDPTYITNHRGARSLIMKVERDEIIEELLKDYIENHLK, from the coding sequence ATGCAAGAGATGAACAATACACAGTATTTCAAGGTAGCGAAAGAACCTGAGATATTTATTAAAGAAGTGCTTGACCTTGTCTATCTTGCCTTAACGGAAAAAGGATACAATCCAGTAAATCAGATTGTAGGATATGTAATGTCTGGAGATCCGACATACATAACGAACCATAGAGGTGCTAGAAGCTTAATTATGAAAGTAGAACGTGACGAAATAATTGAGGAACTATTAAAGGATTATATCGAGAACCATTTAAAGTAA
- a CDS encoding 4Fe-4S dicluster domain-containing protein codes for MTVQKRKRYATVNIKQCVACGSCIKVCPRNAITVPKGIYADIDTSKCIGCGLCAKACPASVISIITTSVESEEAHEN; via the coding sequence ATGACAGTACAAAAAAGGAAAAGATACGCAACTGTAAATATAAAACAATGCGTAGCATGTGGAAGTTGTATTAAAGTTTGTCCAAGAAACGCAATCACGGTTCCAAAAGGAATTTATGCGGACATTGATACGAGTAAGTGCATTGGTTGTGGGTTATGTGCTAAGGCATGTCCAGCTTCGGTAATCAGTATTATTACAACATCGGTGGAAAGCGAGGAAGCGCATGAAAACTAA
- the mtaB gene encoding tRNA (N(6)-L-threonylcarbamoyladenosine(37)-C(2))-methylthiotransferase MtaB, translated as MEQKNIDGNINAQNNINYNQISNKRVAFLTLGCKVNSYETEAMQQLFVDAGATVVNFSDPADIYVVNTCTVTNIADRKSRQMLHKAKHMNEEAIVVAVGCYVQAAKDELESDNSIDIVIGNNRKSEIVSIVNSFYNETEIASVVDIAAENEYETLSLATVSEKTRAYIKIQDGCNQFCSYCIIPYARGRIRSRAKEDIVAEVTRLTEKGYKEIVLTGIHLSSYGFETKSVKEQASLQADDGKSPLLELIISLNQIEGLERIRFGSLEPRIITEDFVKTLAEQSKICPHFHLSLQSGCLETLKRMNRKYTPDQYYEKCTLLRKYFKDPAITTDVIVGFPGETVEEFEETKSFLKKVAFAQMHVFKYSKRKGTNAESMPNQVADQDKSKRSEELIHLEEEMRRNYREQFIGQSDEILVEEQITIDGETYSVGHNKRYIRCIIKTSKDLTNQIIKVKIIGQYDKDTMLTEILD; from the coding sequence GTGGAACAAAAAAATATAGATGGTAATATCAATGCCCAAAATAACATCAATTATAATCAAATTTCAAATAAAAGAGTCGCTTTTTTAACCCTTGGTTGTAAGGTTAACTCCTACGAAACAGAAGCGATGCAACAATTGTTTGTAGATGCAGGTGCAACGGTTGTAAACTTTAGCGATCCAGCAGATATTTACGTTGTAAACACATGTACCGTAACAAACATTGCAGATCGTAAATCCAGACAAATGCTTCATAAAGCTAAACACATGAATGAAGAAGCAATTGTTGTTGCAGTTGGCTGTTATGTACAAGCTGCAAAAGATGAGCTAGAAAGTGATAATAGCATTGATATTGTCATTGGAAATAACAGAAAGAGTGAAATTGTTTCCATTGTAAATTCATTTTATAATGAAACAGAAATCGCTTCTGTTGTTGATATTGCAGCAGAGAATGAATATGAAACTTTATCCTTAGCTACGGTATCTGAAAAAACACGTGCTTATATTAAAATACAAGATGGTTGTAACCAATTTTGTAGTTATTGCATTATCCCATATGCTAGAGGTCGTATCCGCAGCAGAGCGAAAGAAGATATTGTAGCGGAAGTTACACGCCTTACTGAAAAAGGATACAAAGAAATTGTACTTACAGGAATTCATCTATCTTCTTATGGCTTTGAAACAAAATCAGTAAAAGAACAAGCTTCTTTACAAGCGGATGATGGAAAATCACCATTGCTTGAACTTATTATTTCATTAAATCAAATTGAAGGATTAGAAAGAATTCGCTTTGGCTCCTTAGAACCAAGAATAATTACAGAAGATTTTGTGAAGACTTTAGCAGAGCAATCAAAAATTTGTCCTCATTTCCATCTTTCCTTACAAAGTGGTTGTTTAGAAACTCTAAAGAGAATGAATCGTAAATACACACCAGATCAGTATTATGAAAAATGTACTTTATTACGTAAGTATTTTAAAGATCCTGCAATTACTACTGATGTAATTGTTGGTTTTCCTGGTGAAACAGTAGAAGAGTTTGAAGAAACTAAGTCTTTCTTAAAAAAGGTTGCTTTTGCACAAATGCATGTGTTTAAATACTCTAAACGTAAGGGTACAAATGCAGAATCCATGCCAAATCAGGTTGCTGACCAGGATAAGAGCAAACGTAGCGAAGAGTTAATTCATTTAGAAGAAGAAATGAGAAGAAATTACCGCGAACAATTTATTGGTCAAAGTGATGAAATTTTAGTAGAAGAACAAATTACTATTGATGGTGAAACTTATTCTGTTGGGCATAATAAACGCTATATAAGATGTATTATTAAGACATCAAAAGATTTAACAAACCAAATTATAAAAGTTAAAATAATTGGTCAATATGACAAAGATACTATGCTAACAGAAATATTAGATTGA
- a CDS encoding HPr family phosphocarrier protein → MKTVKISLNSIDKVKSFVNDVTRFDADFDLVSGRYVIDAKSIMGIFSLDLSKSIDLNIHSEDDIDSILNTLKPYIVE, encoded by the coding sequence ATGAAAACAGTCAAAATATCATTAAATTCCATTGATAAGGTTAAATCTTTCGTTAACGATGTAACTAGATTTGATGCTGACTTTGATTTAGTGTCTGGCAGATACGTAATTGATGCAAAATCCATTATGGGTATATTCAGTTTAGATTTATCCAAATCTATTGACTTAAATATACATAGTGAAGATGATATCGATAGTATTCTTAACACATTAAAACCTTACATTGTAGAATAG
- a CDS encoding 16S rRNA (uracil(1498)-N(3))-methyltransferase — protein MYRFYVENENIKEKEILITGSDVNHIKNVLRMRIGEKLVICNGQGKDFYCIIADMSSDCIRVEIQGEEETASELKTKLYLFQGLPKKDKMELIIQKAVELGVYEIIPVITKRTIVKIEDKKKEQKKMERWQSISLSAAKQSMRGLIPTIKEPMSYKEALKYAKSLDASVIPFEHAEGMEATKSLIKQMKGKQSVGIFIGPEGGFEDEEIENAISEGIAPITLGKRILRTETAGLAILSILMYELEEDN, from the coding sequence ATGTATCGATTTTATGTAGAAAATGAGAATATAAAAGAAAAAGAAATTCTTATCACAGGTAGTGATGTGAATCATATAAAAAATGTACTACGTATGCGTATCGGAGAGAAGCTAGTAATTTGTAATGGACAAGGAAAAGATTTTTATTGTATAATAGCTGATATGTCTTCTGATTGTATACGTGTTGAGATACAAGGTGAAGAAGAGACTGCATCGGAACTTAAGACAAAATTGTATTTATTTCAAGGACTACCAAAAAAGGACAAGATGGAATTAATCATCCAAAAAGCAGTAGAACTTGGCGTATATGAAATTATCCCGGTGATAACGAAGAGAACCATCGTTAAAATAGAAGATAAGAAAAAAGAGCAAAAGAAGATGGAACGTTGGCAATCCATCTCTTTAAGTGCGGCAAAACAGTCGATGCGTGGATTAATCCCAACGATAAAAGAGCCAATGAGCTATAAAGAAGCCTTAAAATATGCAAAGAGCTTAGACGCTTCCGTCATTCCATTTGAACATGCAGAGGGGATGGAGGCGACAAAAAGTCTCATAAAGCAAATGAAAGGCAAACAATCGGTTGGTATTTTCATTGGTCCTGAAGGTGGATTTGAAGATGAAGAGATAGAAAATGCTATTTCAGAAGGAATCGCACCTATTACGCTTGGAAAGCGTATTCTTCGCACGGAAACAGCAGGACTTGCGATATTGTCTATCCTTATGTATGAACTTGAGGAAGATAATTAA
- a CDS encoding alpha/beta hydrolase, producing the protein MKRKAIIVAGIAGALGMWFHHRDKKYPLAKGYYLLNKFSIPGKLLTLSNTKLANKILSKGGLPKTPKDIHREIHYISTEGEEKIPLCIYKPKDMNENMPCLIYFHGGGFLLKDAGYIYRHVCEYARKAKCMVVFVHYRTSDEYPFPIPFDDCCSAIQYVWKHAKQLGVNNKKIALGGDSAGGALTGACTLWCRDETDIQICYQMLIYPVTDSRMETETMKRYVDSPLWNASLSKKMWDLYLRNGVTKKKEYASPMLAEDFSRLPPAYIETSQFDSLHDEGVAYAKSLMGAGVKVQLEDVKGVFHGYDVFLNTDITKKMIEKRSQALHAAFYEKSEDGRVND; encoded by the coding sequence GTGAAACGGAAAGCTATCATAGTAGCAGGAATTGCTGGAGCACTAGGAATGTGGTTTCATCATCGTGATAAGAAATATCCCTTGGCAAAAGGTTATTATCTTTTAAATAAGTTCAGTATACCAGGAAAATTATTAACACTATCCAACACCAAATTGGCTAATAAAATATTATCGAAAGGTGGGTTACCAAAAACACCGAAGGATATTCATAGAGAGATACACTATATTAGTACCGAAGGCGAAGAAAAGATACCTTTATGCATTTATAAACCAAAAGATATGAATGAGAACATGCCTTGCCTTATTTATTTTCATGGCGGTGGCTTTCTTCTCAAAGATGCGGGATATATTTATAGGCATGTTTGTGAATATGCTAGAAAAGCAAAATGTATGGTGGTATTTGTCCATTATAGAACCTCTGATGAATACCCATTTCCAATTCCTTTTGATGATTGTTGTAGTGCCATTCAGTATGTATGGAAACACGCGAAACAGCTTGGGGTGAATAACAAAAAAATTGCATTAGGTGGAGATAGTGCAGGTGGTGCCTTAACAGGGGCATGTACCTTATGGTGTAGAGACGAAACTGACATACAGATATGCTATCAAATGCTTATTTATCCAGTAACTGACTCACGTATGGAAACTGAAACGATGAAAAGGTATGTAGATAGTCCGCTATGGAACGCTTCTTTATCAAAAAAAATGTGGGATTTATACTTAAGAAACGGTGTTACTAAGAAGAAAGAGTATGCAAGTCCAATGCTTGCAGAAGATTTTTCGAGGTTACCACCTGCCTACATAGAGACTTCTCAATTTGATTCTCTTCATGATGAGGGTGTGGCTTATGCAAAATCTTTAATGGGAGCAGGAGTAAAAGTTCAGCTAGAAGATGTAAAAGGTGTTTTCCATGGTTATGATGTATTCTTGAATACTGATATAACAAAGAAGATGATTGAGAAACGTTCTCAAGCTCTTCATGCCGCCTTCTATGAGAAAAGTGAGGATGGGAGAGTTAACGATTGA